One window of the Candidatus Zixiibacteriota bacterium genome contains the following:
- a CDS encoding Amidohydrolase 3: MTRNNLFYNGKIYTQAEGLPPVADSMAVSNHTIIAVGHHLEKDPDFKFYRKFDLRGKTVIPGLVDSHTHFYFMAISLGNVHLDGAKSIADVLNRIRRHVRTLSKNEWVIGEGFSPDQWDKYLMPDRCMLDKVTGGRPAAIFSKDTHMMWANSAALALGGIARNSPDPSGGTIVRFDDGEPTGILKEIPAYFPVFKKIKRPPRAKAEQLYRRALEIIYSRGVTAVHSFDGPDALPFFTEKAAKGALGLRINYYPPAKVLPELKIAGVKGPFGNDYLQISGVKIFADGALGSQTALCFDKYDGSQNNFGIEVTPKKEMLRLIKSADSIGLPCAIHAIGDKAICNVLDCVSRAPRLKNGARHRIEHLQMIRPSDVDRVKRLGIIASMQPTHCPSDVHLIRKYWKKRAKNCYIFNTFLKKNIPLAFGSDAPIEPLDPLAGIDAAVNRFIPGTKKSFNPKEKISVSQAIHGFTAGAAYAVNKEYECGYLLPGYKADFVILSEDIYHVPPAQIGRIKPLATIFDGRLVYKSPKISLSF, from the coding sequence ATGACCAGAAATAACCTTTTTTACAACGGGAAAATATATACTCAGGCCGAAGGTCTGCCGCCGGTCGCCGATTCCATGGCCGTAAGCAATCATACCATTATTGCCGTCGGCCATCATCTGGAGAAGGATCCCGATTTTAAATTCTATCGAAAATTCGATTTGCGCGGGAAAACGGTCATTCCCGGGCTGGTCGATTCTCATACCCATTTTTATTTTATGGCCATCTCCCTTGGCAATGTTCATCTGGACGGAGCCAAATCGATTGCCGACGTCCTGAATAGAATTAGGCGCCATGTCCGGACCTTGTCTAAAAATGAATGGGTCATAGGCGAAGGTTTTTCCCCCGATCAATGGGATAAATACTTGATGCCTGACCGCTGCATGCTTGATAAAGTCACCGGCGGGCGTCCTGCCGCCATTTTTTCCAAAGATACCCATATGATGTGGGCCAACTCCGCGGCTCTGGCGCTGGGTGGCATTGCCCGCAACTCACCCGACCCCTCGGGCGGGACGATTGTCCGGTTTGATGACGGCGAACCGACCGGCATATTGAAGGAAATTCCGGCCTATTTCCCGGTCTTCAAAAAAATAAAAAGGCCGCCCCGTGCCAAAGCCGAACAATTATATCGCCGCGCCTTGGAGATAATTTATTCCCGCGGGGTGACTGCCGTTCATTCCTTTGACGGCCCCGATGCTCTGCCGTTTTTTACCGAAAAGGCCGCCAAAGGAGCTCTCGGCCTCAGAATCAATTATTATCCTCCTGCCAAAGTTCTGCCGGAACTTAAAATAGCCGGCGTCAAAGGACCGTTCGGCAATGATTATCTTCAAATTTCCGGAGTGAAAATCTTTGCCGACGGTGCTCTTGGCAGTCAGACCGCGCTCTGCTTTGATAAATATGACGGTTCCCAAAACAACTTCGGGATTGAAGTCACGCCCAAAAAGGAAATGCTGCGTCTTATCAAAAGTGCCGATTCTATAGGTCTGCCCTGCGCCATACATGCCATCGGCGATAAAGCCATATGTAATGTGCTTGATTGCGTCTCGCGCGCCCCTCGTCTCAAGAACGGCGCTCGCCATCGTATCGAGCATCTGCAAATGATCCGTCCGTCCGATGTCGATCGCGTAAAAAGACTCGGCATTATCGCCTCCATGCAGCCGACTCATTGCCCTTCCGATGTTCACCTTATCAGGAAATACTGGAAGAAGCGTGCTAAAAATTGCTATATATTCAATACCTTTCTTAAGAAAAATATCCCGCTGGCTTTCGGCTCCGACGCTCCCATTGAGCCCCTTGACCCTTTGGCCGGAATCGATGCCGCAGTTAATCGTTTCATTCCCGGGACAAAAAAATCGTTTAATCCAAAAGAAAAAATTTCCGTAAGTCAAGCAATCCACGGCTTCACCGCCGGCGCCGCCTATGCCGTCAATAAAGAATATGAATGCGGTTACCTTCTGCCCGGATACAAGGCCGATTTTGTCATCCTTTCCGAAGATATTTACCATGTTCCGCCCGCGCAAATTGGGAGAATAAAACCTCTTGCGACCATCTTTGACGGCCGCCTTGTCTATAAAAGCCCCAAAATTTCACTTTCCTTCTGA
- the selA gene encoding L-seryl-tRNA(Sec) selenium transferase encodes MDDFIIKSKRDIPAVEIVSSDEDLLKESRGLPRPLLVEIVRAAIETLKLELGQKYDEILFAGFKVKIITEIKKFQRKKIGRVINGTGILVHTNLGRAPLSEDLFNKIRNQITGYGNLEFEVDTGKRGRRGELAEKLLALLSGAEAGIIVNNNAAALFLILNTFANKKPVLISRGELVQIGGGFRIPDIIRRSGARLIEIGTTNITTLADYKEALEQEPALILKVHRSNFSVSGFTEEVTLKDLARLGDQNNLPVINDLGSGVFVDTSDFAGKHESTVQNSVRDGAALTCFSGDKLLGGVQAGLIVGQMEMITRLKKNPIYRALRVDKIIFSALEELLGYYLDDSWRENVKLWSLAAVRESEMYEKGRRLLKQVDAGDKIILEGSQGEMGGGSLPGVPLPSVALVFRSRLAPQKLAQLFRSAELPVIGRVTADNFIIDLKAIDDNEFELLAATIINLLPQI; translated from the coding sequence ATGGATGATTTTATTATCAAATCGAAAAGAGATATCCCCGCCGTTGAAATTGTCTCGTCCGATGAAGACTTGTTAAAGGAAAGCCGCGGATTACCGCGCCCTCTTCTTGTAGAAATTGTCAGGGCGGCAATCGAAACGCTTAAATTGGAGTTGGGCCAAAAATATGATGAAATCTTATTCGCCGGCTTCAAGGTGAAAATCATTACTGAAATTAAAAAATTCCAGAGAAAGAAAATTGGCCGTGTAATTAACGGAACAGGCATCCTCGTGCATACCAACCTTGGCCGCGCTCCCCTATCGGAAGACCTCTTCAATAAAATTAGGAATCAAATCACCGGTTATGGAAATCTTGAATTTGAAGTCGATACGGGTAAACGGGGTCGACGCGGCGAGTTGGCCGAAAAATTATTGGCTCTATTATCCGGAGCCGAAGCGGGAATTATAGTCAATAATAATGCCGCCGCCCTGTTTTTAATCCTCAACACTTTTGCCAATAAGAAACCGGTTCTGATCTCCCGGGGCGAATTGGTGCAAATCGGGGGCGGTTTTCGCATCCCCGATATTATTCGTCGTTCCGGAGCCCGCTTGATTGAAATCGGCACCACCAATATTACTACTCTGGCCGACTACAAAGAGGCTCTTGAACAGGAACCGGCCCTTATCCTGAAAGTGCATCGCAGCAATTTTTCCGTCTCCGGCTTTACTGAGGAGGTCACGCTCAAAGATCTGGCTCGGTTGGGTGACCAGAATAATTTGCCGGTCATAAATGATCTGGGGAGTGGAGTCTTCGTGGATACCTCCGATTTTGCCGGCAAACACGAATCGACAGTACAAAACTCCGTCCGTGACGGCGCCGCTTTAACCTGTTTTTCCGGCGATAAATTACTTGGCGGCGTTCAAGCCGGACTGATTGTCGGGCAAATGGAGATGATTACCCGGTTGAAGAAAAACCCGATTTATCGGGCCCTGCGCGTCGATAAAATTATTTTTTCGGCTCTCGAGGAACTGCTGGGTTATTACCTCGATGATTCCTGGCGCGAAAATGTTAAATTGTGGAGCCTGGCCGCGGTCAGAGAATCGGAGATGTACGAAAAGGGCCGGAGGCTCTTAAAACAAGTGGATGCCGGAGACAAAATAATTCTGGAGGGTTCGCAGGGTGAAATGGGTGGTGGCTCTCTTCCGGGAGTCCCCCTGCCTTCGGTCGCCCTTGTGTTTCGTAGTCGCCTGGCGCCGCAAAAATTGGCGCAGTTGTTTCGATCCGCCGAATTACCGGTAATCGGCCGAGTCACCGCTGATAACTTCATTATCGACCTTAAGGCGATTGACGATAATGAATTCGAATTACTTGCGGCAACAATTATAAATTTGCTTCCCCAGATTTGA
- a CDS encoding conserved membrane hypothetical protein (Evidence 4 : Unknown function but conserved in other organisms), whose product MSKIISFFFIFLLIFSAAHLRAENVSGDSASAESPPPSSLVYVMDIDGPIVSTTTDRVLDAISQSEKNHADLLVIRMDTPGGLTDAMWPITKGIMNSTVPVAVYIAPAGARAASAGVYITYSAAIAAMAPSTNIGAAHVVSGTGQPIDSVLSEKIMNDAVAALKAMAERNGRNAQWAEEAARKSVSITSTEALNLHVINFIADNMDDLLAKANGMEINTVLGKKKIILTNPVQRPIKRTFIQALLEVIANPNVAFILFSLGGLGLVLELYNPGSILPGVVGGICIILAFYSFRTLPINYAGLLLIIFAILLFILEIKIVSHGILTVGGIIALIFGGLMLINTTDPSLRISKTVIFSVALVVGGFVAIAFTYALKARLSKPTTGAEGLLGQTGVVKSRIDKTGYVYVAGELWEASADEPLEAESEVIVTEVKDLKIKVRRKW is encoded by the coding sequence ATGTCAAAAATAATATCATTCTTTTTTATTTTTCTTCTAATATTCTCGGCCGCACATCTTCGGGCCGAAAATGTATCCGGAGATTCCGCATCGGCCGAATCGCCGCCGCCGTCCAGTCTGGTTTATGTTATGGACATCGACGGCCCCATTGTCTCGACCACCACCGATCGTGTGCTCGATGCCATCTCCCAATCGGAAAAAAACCACGCCGATCTCCTTGTCATCAGGATGGACACTCCCGGCGGATTGACCGACGCCATGTGGCCGATTACCAAGGGGATCATGAACTCCACTGTCCCGGTGGCCGTATATATTGCCCCGGCGGGAGCACGGGCCGCCTCGGCCGGAGTCTATATCACTTACTCCGCCGCAATTGCCGCCATGGCCCCCAGCACCAATATTGGCGCCGCTCATGTCGTTTCGGGCACCGGCCAGCCGATCGATTCGGTGCTCTCGGAAAAAATCATGAATGACGCCGTCGCCGCCCTCAAGGCGATGGCCGAACGTAATGGCCGCAATGCCCAGTGGGCCGAAGAGGCCGCCCGCAAGTCGGTTTCCATAACCAGCACCGAAGCCCTCAATCTGCATGTCATTAATTTTATTGCCGACAATATGGATGACCTTCTGGCCAAAGCCAACGGGATGGAAATCAACACCGTCCTGGGCAAAAAGAAAATTATCCTCACCAATCCGGTCCAGCGCCCGATCAAACGGACCTTCATACAAGCGCTTCTCGAAGTTATTGCCAATCCCAATGTCGCCTTCATCCTCTTTTCCCTGGGGGGACTTGGCCTGGTTCTGGAACTCTATAATCCCGGCTCTATCCTGCCCGGTGTGGTCGGCGGTATCTGCATTATTCTCGCCTTCTATAGTTTCCGCACCCTGCCGATAAATTACGCCGGACTGCTTTTGATTATATTCGCCATACTGCTCTTTATACTGGAGATAAAAATCGTGAGTCACGGAATTTTGACCGTCGGAGGAATCATTGCCCTTATTTTCGGCGGCCTGATGCTGATCAATACCACCGATCCGTCGTTGCGCATTTCCAAGACCGTCATCTTTTCGGTGGCCCTCGTTGTCGGCGGTTTTGTCGCCATCGCTTTCACCTATGCTCTGAAGGCCCGTCTTTCCAAACCGACCACCGGAGCCGAAGGGCTTCTCGGGCAAACCGGGGTTGTCAAATCGCGCATCGATAAAACCGGCTATGTTTATGTCGCCGGGGAATTGTGGGAGGCGTCCGCCGATGAACCGCTC
- a CDS encoding Peptidase M28, translated as MRFPVIFFMAFLFAACSSRKEIIPPAFKGEEAFDCLVKQVSFGPRVPGTENSRHCQEYLISFFESLGAQVDTMQFIHRNPLTFEETPMVNILVHFHGTDSDSKARYLLAAHYDSRPRAENDSDPAKKILPIPGANDGASGVAVLMELGRLFSEVKPRVNVDMALFDGEDWGEAGNLDEYFLGAKNFVTRIPRDHYRFAILLDMVGDKDLKIYKEQFSSEYAPKITNLIWKTAAELGQKAFVDSVGYAVYDDHLSLLTIGIPAADVIDFVYPEWHTSHDTPENCSPHSLASVGMVISTLIYRL; from the coding sequence ATGCGTTTCCCTGTGATATTCTTCATGGCGTTTTTATTTGCCGCCTGCTCTTCCAGGAAGGAAATAATCCCGCCGGCTTTTAAGGGAGAAGAGGCTTTTGATTGTCTTGTCAAACAAGTTTCGTTCGGACCGCGCGTGCCCGGAACCGAAAATTCCCGTCACTGCCAGGAGTATTTGATTTCCTTCTTTGAGTCTCTAGGCGCGCAGGTTGACACCATGCAATTTATACATCGGAATCCCCTGACTTTCGAGGAAACCCCGATGGTGAATATCTTGGTTCATTTTCACGGCACCGATTCCGACTCGAAAGCACGGTATCTGCTGGCCGCTCATTATGACAGCCGGCCCCGGGCCGAAAATGACAGCGACCCCGCCAAAAAAATTCTTCCCATACCGGGAGCTAATGATGGGGCTTCGGGGGTGGCTGTCCTGATGGAATTGGGCCGCCTGTTTTCAGAAGTTAAACCGCGCGTCAATGTCGATATGGCCCTCTTTGACGGGGAAGATTGGGGCGAGGCCGGTAATCTTGATGAATATTTCCTCGGTGCAAAGAACTTTGTCACCAGAATCCCTCGCGACCACTATCGCTTTGCCATCCTTCTTGATATGGTGGGGGATAAGGATCTGAAAATTTACAAGGAGCAATTCTCCAGCGAATACGCTCCCAAAATCACCAATTTAATCTGGAAAACGGCGGCTGAACTGGGACAGAAAGCCTTTGTCGATTCGGTCGGATATGCGGTTTACGACGACCATCTGTCCCTCCTAACTATCGGCATCCCCGCCGCCGATGTTATTGATTTTGTTTATCCTGAATGGCACACCAGCCATGATACACCCGAAAATTGCTCTCCCCACTCCCTGGCTTCAGTAGGCATGGTCATAAGTACTCTTATTTACAGGCTGTAA
- a CDS encoding putative Selenocysteine-specific elongation factor (Evidence 3 : Putative function from multiple computational evidences) — protein sequence MIVIGTAGHIDHGKSSIIIRLTGIDPDRLPEEKARGMTIDLGFAWYDTSDGKRIGIVDVPGHERFVRNMIAGAGGIDAVLLVVAADDGWMPQTQEHLQITKLLGIKYGIIVISKIDLADRYWVEMVEEDIRARLKGTFLADAPVVKASAVSGEGIPRLREEIEKLAGKIMERENILKPRLYIDRSFVLSGLGGVATGTLRGGTLSAGQEIAIFPSRRKGKIRTIQSHNNQVETAQPGQRTAITFTGLDKDYIIRGGVVTTPQLIETYPDSPVLAVNLKVIEESPFPLEDKRRLLMILGTTEVEGELRLTADSSLFPGQSDLAFFRPYGPILAFIGDRFIFRLPTPQVTVGGGEILGFLDNVPKKKDYQLYEYLTARINLTPENLVRSEILRLPLVNLRKSLLHSNLSQAEMTELVARLIESGFIKEYNGLYFRPEEMKALQAEILIGMKNEFDKRPHIDGLQADQIAHILNRKVLDLETVLELMTDGGILARKKNRYDLPGRIITVTGELKQAADEIEKRLIAGKYAPPSIDDLTDGTKIKRDAFDYLVNIGQAVKVTGGLAFHRSHWNEIIAIIRNTLDRGEALTVASLREKLGNSRKYAVPILEETDRINITERQGDIRIKGKKYDQK from the coding sequence ATGATAGTCATAGGTACTGCGGGCCATATCGATCATGGTAAATCATCAATCATAATTCGCCTGACCGGCATTGATCCGGATCGTCTGCCTGAAGAAAAAGCGCGCGGCATGACTATCGACCTCGGTTTCGCCTGGTATGATACCAGCGATGGCAAACGTATCGGGATTGTCGATGTTCCCGGGCATGAGCGATTCGTGCGTAACATGATCGCCGGAGCGGGAGGCATCGACGCCGTTCTGCTGGTAGTCGCCGCCGATGACGGTTGGATGCCGCAAACCCAGGAACATCTCCAGATAACCAAATTACTCGGCATCAAATACGGCATCATCGTGATTTCAAAAATTGACCTGGCCGACCGCTACTGGGTGGAAATGGTTGAAGAAGATATCAGGGCCCGGCTCAAGGGCACCTTTCTGGCCGACGCCCCGGTGGTCAAGGCTTCTGCGGTCAGCGGGGAAGGGATCCCTAGGCTCAGAGAAGAGATCGAAAAGCTGGCCGGAAAAATCATGGAGCGTGAGAATATTTTAAAACCTCGTCTCTATATCGACCGCTCCTTTGTATTGTCGGGGCTCGGGGGCGTGGCCACCGGAACGTTGCGCGGTGGGACTCTTTCCGCAGGGCAGGAAATAGCGATTTTCCCCTCCCGTCGGAAAGGAAAAATCAGAACCATTCAATCCCATAATAATCAGGTCGAAACCGCTCAACCGGGTCAGCGGACCGCAATTACCTTCACCGGTCTTGATAAAGATTATATCATACGCGGCGGCGTTGTTACCACACCGCAGTTAATTGAGACATACCCTGATTCGCCGGTTTTGGCCGTAAATCTGAAAGTGATCGAAGAGTCGCCTTTCCCCCTTGAAGACAAACGTCGCCTTCTCATGATCCTGGGAACCACCGAAGTCGAAGGGGAACTCCGGCTGACCGCTGATTCGTCACTTTTTCCCGGCCAGAGCGACCTGGCTTTCTTTCGGCCCTATGGCCCCATCCTGGCTTTTATCGGTGATCGCTTCATTTTCCGCCTCCCGACCCCACAGGTGACTGTCGGCGGCGGAGAAATTCTCGGTTTTCTGGATAATGTTCCTAAGAAGAAGGACTATCAATTGTACGAGTATTTGACTGCGCGGATCAATTTGACACCGGAAAATCTGGTTCGCTCTGAAATTTTACGATTGCCGCTGGTCAACCTCCGGAAATCGCTGCTGCACTCGAATCTTTCACAAGCCGAAATGACCGAATTAGTCGCTCGCCTGATTGAATCCGGTTTTATTAAAGAATATAACGGTCTTTACTTTCGACCGGAAGAAATGAAAGCGCTCCAGGCCGAAATCCTTATTGGAATGAAAAATGAATTTGATAAGCGGCCCCATATCGATGGGCTTCAGGCCGATCAGATTGCGCATATCTTGAATCGGAAAGTACTTGATTTGGAGACGGTTCTCGAATTAATGACTGACGGAGGCATTCTGGCTCGAAAAAAAAACCGCTACGATTTGCCCGGGCGAATCATAACGGTAACGGGAGAATTGAAACAGGCAGCCGATGAGATTGAAAAGAGACTTATTGCCGGCAAGTATGCGCCGCCATCAATCGATGATTTGACCGACGGTACCAAAATCAAAAGGGACGCCTTTGACTATCTGGTAAACATCGGGCAGGCCGTGAAGGTCACCGGAGGGCTTGCCTTCCATCGCTCCCACTGGAATGAAATAATCGCGATAATTCGAAATACCCTCGATCGGGGAGAGGCCTTGACCGTGGCGTCATTGCGGGAGAAATTGGGAAACTCCCGAAAATATGCCGTTCCGATTCTTGAAGAAACCGATCGCATAAATATCACGGAACGGCAGGGCGATATCCGTATCAAGGGAAAGAAATATGACCAGAAATAA